A part of Citrifermentans bremense genomic DNA contains:
- a CDS encoding type II secretion system protein, whose translation MMRRVLSSSGGFTYMTALVLVVVIGVVASRGAIVWRTAMQREKEIELISRGTQIRDALRRWYRVKVAPGESRLTPMNPVPGAVSGAIPSPTELKTLLKDPNLPGNVRYLRPIALIDPMSDKPEKEWVVIREGGRIVGVKSSSEKEPLKQGNFPLDLHPADFEKKKKYSEWEFRYDRVPPPLGTNAPPIPGAAPAANPGNPGT comes from the coding sequence ATGATGCGCAGGGTGCTCTCCTCCAGCGGCGGCTTCACCTACATGACGGCGCTGGTCCTCGTGGTCGTGATCGGCGTCGTGGCCTCGCGGGGCGCCATCGTCTGGAGGACCGCCATGCAAAGGGAGAAGGAGATCGAGCTCATCTCCCGCGGCACCCAGATCCGGGACGCCCTCAGGCGCTGGTACCGGGTGAAGGTGGCGCCGGGTGAGAGCAGGCTCACCCCGATGAACCCCGTGCCCGGGGCTGTCTCTGGCGCGATACCGAGCCCCACGGAGCTGAAGACGCTCCTGAAGGACCCCAACCTCCCGGGGAACGTCCGGTACCTAAGGCCCATAGCCCTGATCGACCCGATGAGCGACAAGCCCGAGAAGGAATGGGTGGTCATCAGGGAAGGGGGGAGGATCGTAGGCGTCAAGAGCAGCAGCGAGAAGGAGCCGCTCAAGCAGGGGAACTTCCCCCTAGACCTGCACCCGGCCGACTTCGAGAAGAAGAAAAAGTACAGCGAGTGGGAGTTCCGCTACGACCGCGTCCCTCCCCCCCTTGGCACCAATGCGCCACCCATCCCGGGCGCCGCACCCGCGGCGAACCCCGGTAACCCTGGAACATAA